Proteins encoded within one genomic window of Nitrospira sp. SG-bin1:
- a CDS encoding MEKHLA domain-containing protein, translating into MNPAPWTEPRIVEWSRRLLDSYRHWTGQDLIERAADSTHQARTLFEASFVVVSHGLEPDPILNYGNRIALDLWELPWRQFITTPSRLTAEADDRAERERMLEGAKLNGYFAGYRGVRISSTGRRFLVEQALIWNVLDPAGHAIGQAATFSRWSHVP; encoded by the coding sequence GTGAATCCTGCGCCATGGACCGAACCCCGCATTGTGGAGTGGAGTCGCCGGCTGCTGGACAGTTATCGTCATTGGACGGGACAAGACCTGATTGAGCGGGCGGCCGATTCTACCCACCAGGCACGCACGTTGTTCGAGGCCTCCTTTGTCGTTGTGTCGCATGGCTTGGAGCCGGATCCGATTCTGAACTATGGCAATCGAATCGCCTTGGACCTGTGGGAACTGCCTTGGCGCCAATTCATCACGACGCCGTCACGGCTCACGGCCGAGGCCGATGATCGGGCTGAGCGAGAAAGGATGTTGGAAGGAGCGAAACTCAATGGCTACTTCGCCGGATATCGGGGCGTGCGAATCTCTTCAACCGGAAGGCGATTCCTTGTTGAGCAAGCCCTGATTTGGAATGTGCTCGATCCAGCGGGACACGCTATCGGTCAGGCAGCGACGTTCTCTCGATGGTCACATGTGCCGTGA
- a CDS encoding translation initiation factor IF-2, with protein sequence MRVYELAKKLGMENRVLIPELKKMGVTVSSHSSTLDDEIVQKVSEKLGAKSKNQGAGVEGDVAAKSAHVGHGKATGHVVEEPSKPDKRRILIKRKKDEEQIEAVSPSSVVEGERSAPPIPAPTHPPSVEHPGSGGPVDHTLPAEETPAELAPPVPAPLVAKQDGTPAKPTVTPPTLGTTTPEPVTGKKKSMAFEVIEAEGQKDKLKKARKTGRVRDDEQDVKFREDAARWQDLRAIPVQRRDDRSKHVHHSAPAEITKPRRKSVKVTTRTTVKEFAELIGQRPADIVRKLMDMGQMLTFHQPMNLDAASIIAEESGVKIEISVEKVGDELLQDVVETGGEERPEPRPPVVTIMGHVDHGKTSLLDAIRQTNVAEGEAGGITQHIGAYTVSVRGKQVTFLDTPGHEAFTAMRARGAKVTDIVILVVAADDGVMPQTIEAIHHAKAAGVPLIVAMNKIDKPTANPDRVKNALSEHGLISEAWGGDTIMVEVSAKQKTGLDTLLEMILLQAEVLELKADPHRQARGTVIEAKIERGRGPVATVLVQSGTLRVGDAYVVGTFSGRVRALINDRGEKAQQAGPSIPVEVIGLPGVPSAGDVFHVVSNERVAREIAEERAQKRRAAELSGPAKVSLDDLFAKIQEGSVKELAIVIKADVQGSSEALAGAVEKLSTDAVKLRVIHNGVGGVMESDVLLAAASRAIIIGFNIRPEPKATALAEQQGVDIRLYTIIYDAIADIKAAMEGLLEPTLKERVLGRAEVRQVFTIPKIGAVGGSYVIDGTITRSSAGVRVIRDNVVVYQGKLASLRRFKDDVREVQQGYECGLSIENFNDIKAGDIVEAYAIDKIAAKL encoded by the coding sequence ATGCGTGTATACGAACTTGCAAAGAAGTTGGGAATGGAGAATCGAGTGCTCATCCCCGAACTCAAAAAGATGGGGGTGACGGTTTCATCGCATAGCAGTACGCTGGACGATGAGATTGTCCAGAAGGTTTCCGAGAAATTAGGCGCAAAGTCGAAAAACCAAGGCGCGGGAGTCGAAGGAGATGTTGCCGCCAAGTCGGCGCATGTGGGTCACGGCAAAGCGACGGGTCATGTTGTCGAGGAACCGTCCAAGCCCGACAAGCGACGTATTCTGATCAAACGCAAGAAGGACGAGGAACAGATCGAAGCCGTGTCCCCGTCTTCGGTTGTCGAGGGCGAGCGGTCGGCACCGCCGATTCCCGCGCCGACCCATCCCCCATCCGTTGAGCATCCCGGTAGTGGCGGACCTGTCGATCACACCCTTCCAGCGGAAGAAACTCCTGCCGAACTAGCTCCGCCTGTTCCAGCGCCGTTGGTTGCCAAGCAGGACGGGACTCCGGCAAAGCCGACGGTCACCCCACCGACGCTCGGAACGACGACTCCCGAACCGGTGACCGGCAAAAAGAAGAGCATGGCGTTCGAGGTCATCGAGGCGGAAGGACAAAAGGACAAGCTGAAGAAAGCACGGAAGACCGGTCGTGTCAGAGATGATGAGCAGGATGTGAAATTCCGCGAGGACGCCGCCCGGTGGCAAGACCTTCGCGCGATTCCGGTGCAGCGCCGCGATGATCGATCCAAACATGTCCATCATAGCGCTCCGGCAGAGATCACCAAGCCGCGCCGGAAGAGCGTCAAAGTCACCACGCGGACGACGGTCAAGGAATTCGCCGAGTTGATCGGACAACGTCCGGCGGATATCGTTCGGAAGCTCATGGATATGGGGCAGATGCTGACATTCCATCAACCGATGAACCTCGATGCCGCCTCGATCATTGCCGAGGAAAGTGGAGTCAAAATTGAAATATCAGTCGAGAAAGTCGGGGACGAGTTGCTGCAAGACGTAGTGGAGACGGGCGGTGAAGAACGGCCGGAACCTCGGCCGCCGGTCGTGACCATCATGGGGCACGTCGATCACGGCAAGACGTCCCTTCTGGATGCCATTCGCCAAACCAACGTGGCGGAAGGAGAAGCCGGGGGCATCACCCAGCATATCGGTGCCTACACGGTCTCGGTGCGTGGCAAGCAGGTGACGTTCTTGGATACGCCCGGTCATGAAGCCTTTACGGCCATGCGAGCTCGTGGAGCCAAGGTCACGGATATCGTGATTTTAGTCGTCGCGGCGGACGACGGAGTGATGCCCCAAACCATCGAAGCGATCCACCATGCTAAGGCGGCAGGCGTGCCGTTGATCGTGGCGATGAATAAGATCGATAAGCCCACCGCCAATCCTGATCGGGTCAAGAACGCGCTGTCGGAACATGGATTGATTTCCGAGGCATGGGGCGGGGATACCATTATGGTCGAGGTATCCGCCAAGCAGAAAACTGGGCTCGATACCCTCCTGGAGATGATTCTGCTTCAGGCGGAAGTGCTTGAACTCAAGGCGGATCCGCACCGACAAGCCAGAGGCACCGTCATCGAAGCCAAGATCGAACGGGGAAGAGGCCCCGTTGCGACGGTATTGGTCCAGAGTGGGACCCTACGGGTCGGGGATGCCTATGTCGTGGGAACATTCAGTGGGCGTGTCCGGGCCCTTATCAATGATCGAGGCGAAAAGGCACAGCAGGCGGGGCCTTCCATTCCGGTGGAAGTGATCGGATTGCCCGGCGTTCCATCGGCGGGAGATGTCTTCCACGTCGTCTCGAATGAAAGAGTTGCGCGAGAAATTGCGGAGGAACGGGCTCAGAAACGGCGGGCGGCTGAACTCTCCGGTCCTGCAAAGGTATCCTTAGATGATCTCTTTGCAAAGATCCAAGAAGGGTCCGTGAAGGAGTTGGCCATCGTCATCAAGGCCGACGTGCAAGGATCCTCCGAAGCATTGGCCGGCGCCGTCGAAAAACTGTCGACGGATGCCGTCAAGCTTCGTGTGATTCACAACGGAGTCGGTGGAGTTATGGAGTCCGATGTGCTGCTGGCCGCCGCGTCACGAGCCATCATTATCGGTTTCAATATCAGACCGGAACCGAAAGCGACCGCGTTGGCCGAGCAACAGGGTGTCGATATCCGGCTCTACACGATCATTTACGACGCGATTGCCGACATCAAAGCGGCGATGGAAGGTTTGCTGGAACCCACGTTGAAAGAGCGCGTGTTGGGCCGGGCGGAAGTTCGGCAGGTCTTTACGATTCCAAAGATCGGTGCCGTGGGAGGCTCCTATGTGATCGATGGAACGATCACCCGATCCAGCGCAGGGGTCCGGGTGATTCGCGACAACGTGGTGGTCTATCAGGGGAAACTCGCTTCGTTGCGGCGGTTCAAAGATGATGTCCGTGAAGTGCAGCAGGGGTATGAATGTGGTCTGAGTATCGAGAACTTCAACGACATCAAGGCGGGCGACATCGTCGAAGCCTATGCCATCGACAAGATCGCTGCGAAGCTGTAA
- a CDS encoding isopropylmalate isomerase (dehydratase component, catalyzes the isomerization between 2-isopropylmalate and 3-isopropylmalate) has translation MAGKTLFDKIWDSHVVRAEPDGTTLLYIDRQLVHEVTSPQAFEGLKLAGRRPRRPAATLAVPDHNVPTTDRRLGIADQVSALQIQTLENNCKDFGIALFNMSDPRQGIVHVIGPEQGFTLPGTTIVCGDSHTSTHGAFGALAFGIGTSEVEHVLATQCLVQKRPLTMEIRVDGSLSDRCSAKDIILAIIGKIGTAGGTGYVIEYTGSAIRALSMEGRMTLCNMSIEGGARAGMVAPDDKTVAYIKGRPLAPKGALFEQAVAAWRQLSTDHDATYDRTVTLDAERIAPQVSWGTSPGMVLGVDQTIPDPRTMSDEKTKHATERALAYMGLAPNTPITDITIDKVFIGSCTNSRIEDLRLAAGLAKGKKVAKSVHAMVVPGSGLVKQQAEAEGLDRVFREAGFEWREAGCSMCLAMNADVLKPGERCASTSNRNFEGRQGAGGRTHLVSPAMAVAAAIEGHFVDIRHWS, from the coding sequence ATGGCTGGAAAGACGTTGTTCGACAAAATTTGGGATTCGCATGTCGTCCGGGCCGAACCGGATGGAACGACATTGCTGTATATCGATCGACAGTTGGTGCATGAAGTGACCTCCCCGCAGGCCTTCGAAGGATTGAAGCTTGCAGGACGCCGTCCACGACGACCGGCCGCGACACTGGCAGTGCCCGATCATAACGTTCCCACCACCGATCGGCGGCTGGGAATCGCCGATCAAGTGAGCGCCCTTCAAATTCAAACATTGGAAAACAATTGCAAGGATTTCGGGATCGCCCTTTTCAACATGAGCGACCCCCGCCAGGGCATCGTTCATGTCATCGGCCCGGAACAGGGATTTACCCTCCCGGGGACGACGATCGTCTGCGGCGATTCACACACCTCGACCCATGGAGCCTTCGGCGCCCTGGCGTTCGGCATCGGCACAAGCGAAGTCGAACACGTGTTGGCCACTCAATGTTTGGTGCAGAAGCGGCCCCTGACGATGGAAATTCGCGTGGATGGATCGCTCTCCGATCGCTGTTCCGCCAAGGACATCATCCTCGCGATCATCGGCAAGATCGGCACGGCGGGGGGGACCGGCTATGTCATCGAATACACCGGTTCGGCAATCAGAGCCCTCAGCATGGAAGGGCGTATGACCCTCTGTAACATGTCGATCGAGGGGGGGGCTCGTGCGGGCATGGTCGCTCCCGATGACAAGACGGTCGCCTATATCAAAGGACGACCGCTTGCTCCCAAGGGAGCGCTGTTCGAACAGGCGGTCGCTGCATGGCGACAACTCAGCACGGATCACGACGCTACGTACGATCGGACCGTCACATTGGATGCGGAACGGATTGCGCCGCAAGTCAGTTGGGGTACCAGTCCCGGTATGGTGCTTGGTGTGGATCAGACAATTCCGGATCCCCGAACGATGTCGGACGAGAAGACCAAGCATGCCACCGAACGGGCGTTGGCCTACATGGGGCTTGCACCCAATACGCCGATCACCGACATCACCATCGACAAGGTGTTCATCGGCTCCTGCACGAATTCGCGGATCGAAGATCTTCGGCTCGCGGCCGGTTTGGCGAAGGGCAAGAAAGTCGCCAAGAGCGTGCATGCGATGGTGGTTCCGGGATCGGGGCTCGTCAAACAGCAGGCAGAGGCCGAAGGACTGGACCGGGTGTTCCGCGAAGCGGGGTTTGAGTGGCGGGAGGCCGGGTGCAGCATGTGCCTCGCGATGAACGCGGATGTACTGAAGCCCGGCGAGCGCTGCGCCTCGACGAGTAACCGGAATTTCGAGGGGCGCCAGGGAGCCGGAGGCCGCACCCACCTGGTCTCCCCGGCCATGGCGGTCGCCGCGGCCATCGAAGGCCACTTTGTGGATATCAGACACTGGAGTTGA
- a CDS encoding 4Fe-4S ferredoxin, with protein MALLITDECISCGACLPECPNEAIFETRSDAETKGNHVGDGQGVGDNIYVIAHDRCTECVGHFDEPQCAAVCPVDNCCISDPAYPEATDVLLEKAKTLNPDKAIDPAKVWSGVRN; from the coding sequence ATGGCGTTGTTGATTACGGATGAATGCATCTCTTGTGGAGCATGCCTGCCGGAATGCCCGAATGAAGCAATCTTTGAAACCAGAAGTGACGCGGAGACCAAAGGCAATCACGTCGGCGATGGACAAGGAGTCGGCGATAATATTTACGTCATCGCGCATGATCGCTGCACGGAATGCGTCGGGCACTTTGACGAACCGCAGTGTGCCGCCGTGTGCCCCGTCGACAATTGCTGCATTTCCGATCCGGCCTATCCCGAAGCGACCGACGTGCTCCTCGAAAAGGCCAAGACGCTGAATCCTGACAAAGCCATTGATCCCGCCAAGGTGTGGAGCGGGGTAAGAAACTAA
- a CDS encoding peptidase M16: protein MYRKLILDNGIRLVSERIPTLKSVTVGIWINAGSRDESPAEAGYSHFIEHMLFKGTTARSAADISREIDALGGEMNAFTTRETTTYYVKVLDQHLPKALDLLADIFLRSRFGKKEIEKEKQVVLEEIRMVQDDPEDLVQELHTKLVMGRHPLSRSILGHESTITRITRQALLEYIETHYRPEEIVLAVAGNFNQSLLEKTIAGTFGRFPKSHRIISQARRPPELCGGVTMKQKPLEQVHLCVGFKGVAAGHKDRYAVYALNSVLGGSVSSRLFQEIREKRGLSYSVYSFLSGYSDGGTLTVYAGTRAREVGQVLDLIHREIRKLARQGIDGPELERTKDQMKGSLMLSLESSHSRMNKLAKDELIAGRHTTLEQLIAEIDAVTEQQVFQTVQTLFGSDKHALTGLGPLSTRQVGELGAKFS from the coding sequence TTGTACCGCAAGCTTATTCTCGACAACGGGATTCGCTTGGTCAGCGAGCGAATCCCGACCCTCAAATCCGTTACGGTCGGTATCTGGATCAATGCGGGCTCTCGTGACGAGAGCCCCGCAGAGGCTGGGTACTCTCACTTCATTGAGCATATGCTTTTCAAGGGGACGACCGCTCGATCGGCCGCGGACATCTCCCGTGAAATCGATGCGCTCGGAGGCGAGATGAACGCGTTCACGACGCGCGAAACAACGACGTACTACGTGAAGGTGTTGGATCAACATCTTCCCAAGGCCCTTGATCTGCTCGCGGATATCTTTCTCCGGTCCCGGTTCGGTAAAAAAGAAATCGAGAAAGAGAAACAGGTGGTTCTTGAAGAGATTCGAATGGTTCAAGACGACCCGGAAGACCTCGTTCAAGAGCTGCATACCAAGTTGGTCATGGGACGCCATCCGCTGAGTCGGTCGATCCTGGGGCATGAATCGACGATCACTCGGATCACCCGACAAGCACTCCTCGAGTATATCGAGACCCACTATCGTCCCGAAGAGATCGTGCTCGCCGTCGCAGGCAATTTCAATCAATCGCTGCTTGAAAAGACCATAGCGGGCACGTTCGGACGCTTTCCTAAATCGCACCGCATCATCTCGCAGGCACGTCGTCCGCCGGAGTTGTGTGGCGGTGTGACCATGAAACAAAAACCATTGGAACAGGTGCATCTCTGCGTAGGGTTCAAGGGAGTGGCCGCCGGGCATAAGGACCGGTATGCGGTCTATGCGCTGAACAGCGTGTTAGGGGGCAGTGTCAGTTCCAGGCTGTTCCAGGAGATCCGGGAAAAACGTGGTTTGTCCTATTCGGTCTACTCATTTTTGTCCGGCTATTCGGATGGGGGCACGCTGACCGTATACGCCGGGACACGTGCGCGCGAGGTCGGACAAGTCCTGGATTTGATCCATCGAGAAATTCGGAAGTTGGCCAGACAGGGGATCGACGGTCCTGAATTGGAACGCACGAAGGACCAAATGAAAGGAAGCCTCATGCTGAGTCTGGAGAGCTCGCATAGCCGCATGAACAAGCTCGCCAAGGATGAATTGATTGCCGGGAGACATACGACTTTGGAGCAGCTGATTGCCGAAATTGACGCCGTGACCGAACAGCAAGTATTTCAGACGGTTCAGACCTTGTTCGGCAGCGACAAGCACGCGTTGACAGGATTAGGTCCACTTTCAACACGTCAAGTGGGAGAGTTAGGCGCCAAATTCTCCTGA
- a CDS encoding transcription termination/antitermination protein NusA: MNRELISVIDEIGRQKGIDKARVIGAIESALQTAAKKRFGQAENIQVEIDPKTGEISVVSKKIIVETVSNPKAEISLQEARQYDSEAEIGDEIGSLIEMNELGRIAAQTAKQVIFQKVREAEWEAVQKEYSTRQGDLMTGIILGMERRNYLVDLGKTEAILPIQEQIPRETYRRGDRVKAMLLEVRRTPKDVQVILSRSHPQFVAKLFELEVPEVMEKIIEIRSVVREPGDRTKIAVTSREKAVDPVGACVGIKGSRVQAVVRELRGEKIDIITWTQDPRVFIAEALNPATIEKVGIDEEKKSALVVAADSQLSLAIGKNGQNVRLAARLTGWKIDIISATEYEKEKVERDKEIKAALAEEAEAQRLQEEARQAARAEEATSG; this comes from the coding sequence ATGAACCGAGAACTGATCTCAGTGATCGACGAAATCGGGCGTCAGAAAGGAATCGACAAGGCCCGAGTCATCGGGGCCATTGAGTCCGCTCTGCAGACAGCCGCGAAGAAACGCTTCGGCCAGGCCGAAAACATCCAAGTCGAAATCGATCCCAAGACCGGAGAAATCTCCGTCGTTTCCAAGAAGATCATCGTCGAAACAGTCAGCAATCCCAAAGCGGAGATCTCTCTTCAGGAAGCCCGCCAATACGACAGCGAGGCGGAGATCGGGGACGAAATCGGATCACTGATCGAAATGAACGAGTTGGGCAGGATTGCCGCACAAACGGCGAAACAAGTCATCTTCCAGAAAGTGCGCGAGGCGGAATGGGAAGCGGTTCAAAAAGAGTATTCGACGCGTCAGGGGGATCTCATGACGGGGATCATCCTCGGCATGGAACGCCGGAATTACCTTGTGGATCTTGGCAAGACGGAAGCCATCCTGCCGATCCAAGAGCAGATTCCGCGTGAAACGTATCGGCGCGGCGATCGCGTAAAGGCGATGCTGCTGGAAGTGCGCCGCACGCCCAAGGATGTGCAAGTCATTCTGTCCCGCAGCCATCCGCAGTTCGTAGCGAAACTCTTCGAGCTCGAAGTGCCGGAAGTCATGGAAAAAATAATTGAAATCCGATCGGTCGTTCGTGAGCCGGGAGACCGGACGAAGATCGCGGTCACCTCGCGGGAAAAGGCCGTGGATCCGGTCGGGGCCTGCGTCGGTATCAAAGGGTCTCGCGTGCAAGCGGTCGTCCGCGAGTTGCGGGGGGAAAAGATCGACATCATTACCTGGACTCAGGACCCGCGCGTCTTTATCGCCGAAGCCTTGAACCCCGCGACCATCGAAAAGGTCGGGATCGATGAAGAGAAGAAGTCGGCGCTCGTGGTCGCGGCCGACTCGCAACTGTCCTTGGCGATCGGCAAGAACGGTCAGAACGTCCGGCTGGCGGCACGGTTGACGGGATGGAAAATCGATATCATCAGCGCGACCGAATACGAAAAAGAAAAAGTGGAACGCGACAAGGAGATCAAAGCAGCGCTCGCAGAGGAAGCCGAGGCGCAACGTCTGCAAGAGGAAGCTCGGCAGGCGGCCAGGGCGGAAGAAGCAACGAGCGGATAG
- a CDS encoding 30S ribosomal protein S15: MGLLKEAKSELIKQYQQHDKDSGSPEVQIAVLTNRITYLTEHFKSHKKDHHSRRGLLQLVGRRRRLLDYLRGVDDARYRAVIDRLGIRK; this comes from the coding sequence ATGGGATTACTGAAAGAAGCGAAGAGCGAGCTCATCAAGCAATATCAGCAGCATGACAAGGATTCCGGTTCGCCGGAAGTGCAGATTGCCGTGTTGACCAACCGGATCACGTATCTCACCGAACATTTCAAGAGCCATAAAAAGGATCACCATTCACGGCGTGGATTGTTGCAGCTTGTCGGACGGAGGCGCCGGTTGCTCGACTATCTCCGCGGTGTGGATGACGCGCGTTACCGAGCCGTGATCGACCGACTCGGCATTCGCAAGTAA
- a CDS encoding polyribonucleotide nucleotidyltransferase: MVHVVEIDIAGRTLRLETGRVAKQADGSIWASYGDTVVLATAVAAQTAKPGTDFLPLTVDYQEKAYAAGKIPGGYFKREGRPAEKEVLTSRLIDRPIRPLFPEGYYYETQVIASVLSADKTGSSDVIGITAASAALAVSNIPFNGPVAGVKIGRVNGQLLVNPDLETMEQSELHLVVAGTADAVMMVEAGANELSEQTMLEALELAHAEIKKIVRKIEELAKKVGKVKREVTAESIDSALQAEIKALVAQPIRDAIMIANKTARQERLDQILTDAVEKLKKPDDPSRERHVKIVFHGLEYTEVRKMILENRSRADGRGPSDIRPITCEVGALPRAHGSAIFTRGETQSLAVVTLGTTDDEQRIDALEGEYTRTFMLHYNFPPFSVGEARPLRSPGRREVGHGALAERALKPVIPNKDVFPYTLRIVSEILESNGSSSMATVCGGTLAMMDAGVPIKEPVAGIAMGLIKEGNDVIILSDILGLEDHLGDMDFKVCGTKNGVTALQMDIKIGGITTGLMQQALEQARLGRLHILDHMSKALAGSRADLSPFAPRIYTMKVKQDKIRDIIGQGGKTIRGIQSDCGVKISVEDTGIVTIASADGASLQKAKDIINRLTEEVEVGKVYLGTVRKIMDFGAFVEVLPGTDGLVHISQLAHHRVKAVSDEVAEGDQILVKVLEIDKQGKIRLSRKETIPAPTGSGTNDTAGG; encoded by the coding sequence ATGGTACACGTCGTAGAAATCGACATTGCAGGCCGTACTCTCCGCCTCGAAACCGGTCGCGTCGCCAAACAAGCGGACGGATCGATCTGGGCCTCGTACGGGGACACCGTCGTCCTCGCCACGGCCGTCGCGGCTCAAACGGCCAAGCCCGGGACCGATTTCCTGCCATTGACCGTCGACTACCAGGAAAAGGCCTATGCCGCCGGAAAAATCCCGGGCGGGTACTTCAAGCGGGAAGGTCGGCCGGCTGAAAAGGAAGTGCTGACCAGTCGTTTGATCGACCGTCCGATCCGACCGCTGTTTCCCGAAGGCTACTATTATGAAACGCAGGTCATCGCCTCCGTGTTGTCGGCGGATAAGACCGGTTCTTCCGACGTGATCGGAATCACCGCGGCATCGGCCGCGCTCGCGGTATCGAACATTCCCTTCAACGGTCCCGTCGCGGGAGTGAAGATCGGTCGGGTCAACGGCCAGCTCCTCGTCAATCCCGACCTGGAAACCATGGAGCAGAGTGAACTGCACCTGGTTGTGGCAGGCACGGCGGACGCCGTGATGATGGTGGAAGCAGGCGCCAATGAGTTATCCGAGCAGACGATGCTCGAGGCGCTGGAATTGGCCCACGCTGAAATCAAGAAAATCGTTCGAAAGATCGAGGAACTGGCCAAGAAGGTCGGGAAGGTGAAACGGGAGGTGACAGCGGAATCGATCGACTCCGCGTTGCAAGCGGAGATCAAGGCATTGGTCGCACAGCCGATTCGTGATGCCATCATGATTGCCAACAAGACCGCCCGGCAGGAACGGTTGGACCAAATTCTGACGGACGCAGTCGAAAAACTGAAGAAGCCGGACGATCCCTCACGCGAACGGCACGTCAAGATCGTGTTCCATGGATTGGAATATACGGAAGTCCGGAAGATGATTTTAGAGAACCGATCCCGCGCCGATGGACGCGGTCCTTCCGATATTCGACCGATCACCTGCGAAGTGGGCGCCCTGCCGCGCGCCCATGGCTCCGCTATCTTTACCAGAGGCGAAACGCAGAGCTTGGCGGTGGTGACGCTCGGGACGACCGACGATGAGCAGCGCATCGACGCCTTGGAGGGTGAGTACACCCGGACATTCATGCTGCATTACAACTTTCCGCCGTTCAGCGTCGGAGAGGCACGCCCGCTTCGCTCGCCGGGAAGGCGCGAGGTTGGCCACGGAGCGTTGGCCGAACGGGCGTTGAAGCCCGTCATTCCGAACAAGGATGTGTTCCCATACACCCTGCGGATTGTTTCAGAAATTCTGGAATCCAATGGATCCTCCTCGATGGCAACCGTATGCGGCGGAACGTTGGCCATGATGGATGCGGGTGTTCCCATCAAGGAGCCGGTCGCCGGGATTGCCATGGGATTGATCAAAGAAGGCAACGACGTCATTATCTTGTCGGACATCCTGGGCCTTGAGGATCACTTGGGTGACATGGACTTCAAGGTATGCGGGACCAAGAACGGCGTGACGGCCCTTCAAATGGACATCAAAATCGGCGGTATTACCACGGGGCTGATGCAGCAGGCTCTGGAGCAAGCCAGACTGGGACGTCTCCATATTCTCGACCATATGTCGAAGGCCCTCGCCGGCTCCCGTGCCGACCTGTCGCCCTTTGCCCCTCGTATCTACACGATGAAGGTCAAGCAAGATAAGATTCGGGACATTATCGGTCAGGGCGGCAAGACCATCCGCGGGATCCAGTCCGACTGCGGAGTCAAGATCAGCGTGGAGGATACCGGTATTGTGACCATCGCATCAGCGGATGGTGCGTCGTTGCAGAAAGCCAAGGACATCATCAACCGCTTGACCGAGGAGGTCGAAGTCGGAAAGGTCTATCTGGGTACCGTGAGAAAGATCATGGACTTTGGTGCATTCGTGGAGGTGTTGCCGGGTACGGATGGGTTGGTGCACATCTCTCAGCTGGCGCACCACCGCGTGAAGGCCGTCTCCGACGAGGTAGCTGAAGGCGATCAAATTCTTGTGAAAGTGTTGGAGATCGACAAACAGGGCAAGATCAGGTTGAGCCGAAAAGAAACCATCCCCGCACCGACCGGAAGCGGCACAAACGATACAGCGGGCGGGTAA